One part of the Alistipes onderdonkii genome encodes these proteins:
- a CDS encoding DUF4855 domain-containing protein, whose translation MKKLKTFAFCTLLAALAANHTPATAANGPTGDAAPATRDSEPKMYAWEQERDAIPSYTDLVLCYGGSHHRTPYRWDKERFTPFVTYVDESGREHWLFDGFLCLEFQDSSRPDGGKYAYMVGVLRGQGVSAGKQQWKELIDYWFDGDNGVNALEAAVKEASQRLGTPPAKRKVVMVMPDPIIYRKYDDTNESTTYWGSLGGRQMDFAKGADRVAACKWYIDQVRRRFDEENYQYVELAGFYPISEEIVTPGDGYCHELKKSEEVIPQVAEYLHAINQSFCWIPYNRAAGYTKWKEMGIDYAYMQPNHYWDDKGVRPLSRYFSDIKAYDLAMEFEFDENILEGEQNSEVYKKRFREYMEGAKKHGVYGRKPLSYYHGTNRFYDLWASTAAKDKELFHEFCRFVIDNPLRQRTAASGKPAAEQGYRTTEIQDLALIYQGGSHRLDWTVDEFRPYVVHRFADGSKDWLFDGFLFLEFKDGSGRNYTVGYEKLNARRTEWEWLLDRIFEQGKSLSALDRCIGQEIKELGKPAFRHQIVLGLPEAIRGQKDWGEIDGREMDFSKEEDQIAATKWYIGELVERFKAAKYKHLELSGFYWVAEDTHHCAELTIPLSEYIHSEGKLFYWIPYWQAKGHEEWKRLGFDVAYQQPNHFFNHSIPDSRLDEACATARRHGMAMEFEFDEKATAAIPNSSHDRMAAYINHFEKNDVFNSSAVAYYCGNRGVLTLNESDNPKDKALMDRLARIIQARRYLKYGIPMKNKTRVVAHRGFWHTDGSAQNSIASLLKADQLGVYGVEFDVWMASDGVPVLNHDGWHDGYEVQSTPSTVLTTLKLENGEPMPTLAQYLEAAKDTKVHLVLELKPHATPEAETAAAEAVVKMVGRYGLSKRVTYISFSLHIMKELARLAPAKTQLMYLGGGTLPKDLKAMGLTGCDFNYGVYLNNPTWLNDIKALKMASNVWTVNNPADMIWAIENRVDFITTDRPDLFLKLTRK comes from the coding sequence ATGAAAAAACTCAAGACCTTCGCATTTTGCACCCTCTTAGCGGCATTGGCCGCAAACCATACGCCCGCCACAGCGGCGAACGGCCCCACGGGCGACGCGGCCCCGGCAACCCGCGATTCCGAACCGAAAATGTACGCCTGGGAACAGGAACGCGACGCGATACCGTCCTATACCGACCTGGTGTTGTGCTACGGCGGCAGCCACCACCGCACCCCGTACCGCTGGGACAAGGAGCGTTTCACCCCGTTCGTGACCTATGTGGACGAGAGCGGCAGGGAGCACTGGCTCTTCGACGGGTTTCTCTGCCTCGAATTCCAGGACAGCAGCCGCCCCGACGGCGGTAAATACGCCTACATGGTAGGCGTGCTGCGGGGACAGGGCGTTTCGGCCGGCAAACAGCAGTGGAAGGAGCTGATCGACTACTGGTTCGACGGCGACAACGGCGTGAACGCCCTCGAAGCGGCCGTAAAGGAGGCTTCACAGCGGCTGGGCACACCCCCGGCCAAGCGCAAGGTAGTCATGGTAATGCCCGACCCGATCATCTACCGGAAGTACGACGACACGAACGAGTCGACGACCTACTGGGGTTCGCTCGGCGGGCGGCAGATGGATTTCGCCAAGGGCGCCGACCGCGTTGCGGCCTGCAAATGGTATATCGACCAGGTGCGCAGGCGCTTCGACGAAGAAAATTACCAGTATGTCGAACTGGCGGGGTTCTACCCCATCTCCGAAGAGATCGTGACGCCGGGCGACGGCTACTGCCACGAACTGAAAAAGTCGGAAGAGGTCATCCCCCAGGTTGCGGAATACCTGCATGCGATCAACCAGAGTTTCTGCTGGATACCCTACAACCGTGCCGCAGGCTACACCAAATGGAAGGAGATGGGCATCGACTACGCCTATATGCAGCCCAACCACTATTGGGACGACAAGGGCGTAAGGCCGCTGTCTCGCTATTTCTCCGACATCAAGGCCTACGACCTGGCGATGGAATTCGAATTCGACGAGAACATCCTCGAGGGGGAGCAGAACTCCGAGGTTTACAAAAAAAGATTCCGCGAGTATATGGAAGGTGCAAAAAAACACGGCGTATACGGACGTAAGCCGCTGAGCTATTACCACGGCACCAATCGTTTTTACGACTTGTGGGCGTCGACGGCGGCAAAGGACAAGGAACTGTTCCATGAATTCTGCCGGTTCGTGATCGACAACCCGCTGCGGCAAAGAACGGCCGCGTCCGGCAAACCCGCCGCCGAGCAGGGATACCGGACGACCGAAATTCAGGATCTGGCCCTGATCTACCAGGGCGGCAGCCACCGGCTGGACTGGACGGTCGATGAATTCCGGCCCTATGTCGTACACCGGTTTGCCGACGGCTCGAAAGACTGGCTCTTCGACGGCTTCCTGTTCCTCGAGTTCAAGGACGGCTCGGGACGCAACTACACCGTGGGCTACGAGAAACTCAACGCCCGCAGGACAGAATGGGAGTGGCTGCTGGATCGGATTTTCGAGCAGGGCAAGTCGCTTTCGGCACTCGACCGGTGCATCGGACAGGAGATAAAAGAGCTCGGAAAGCCCGCCTTCAGGCATCAAATCGTACTGGGGCTTCCCGAAGCGATCCGCGGCCAGAAGGACTGGGGCGAGATTGACGGCCGGGAGATGGATTTCTCGAAAGAGGAGGATCAGATCGCCGCGACCAAATGGTACATCGGGGAGCTGGTCGAACGTTTCAAGGCCGCCAAATACAAGCACCTGGAACTCTCGGGCTTCTACTGGGTCGCTGAGGACACCCACCACTGCGCGGAGCTCACCATTCCGCTGAGCGAATACATCCACTCCGAAGGCAAGCTTTTCTACTGGATTCCCTACTGGCAGGCCAAAGGCCATGAGGAGTGGAAACGCCTGGGCTTCGACGTGGCCTACCAGCAGCCCAACCACTTCTTCAACCACTCGATCCCCGACAGCCGCCTCGACGAGGCCTGTGCCACGGCCCGCCGCCACGGGATGGCCATGGAGTTCGAATTCGACGAGAAGGCCACGGCGGCGATCCCCAACTCGTCGCACGACCGGATGGCGGCCTATATCAACCACTTCGAAAAGAACGACGTCTTCAACTCTTCGGCCGTTGCCTACTACTGCGGGAACCGCGGCGTACTGACCCTCAACGAGTCGGACAACCCGAAAGACAAGGCCCTGATGGATCGCCTGGCCCGGATCATCCAGGCACGCCGCTACCTGAAATACGGCATCCCGATGAAGAACAAGACCCGCGTGGTCGCACACCGGGGCTTCTGGCACACCGACGGCTCGGCACAGAATTCGATCGCCTCGCTCCTCAAGGCCGACCAGCTGGGCGTGTACGGCGTGGAATTTGACGTATGGATGGCCTCGGACGGCGTTCCGGTGCTCAACCACGACGGCTGGCACGACGGATACGAGGTACAGAGCACCCCTTCGACCGTGCTGACGACGCTCAAGCTCGAAAACGGGGAGCCGATGCCCACGCTGGCGCAATACCTCGAGGCCGCTAAGGATACGAAGGTACACCTCGTTCTGGAACTCAAGCCCCACGCCACCCCCGAGGCGGAAACCGCAGCGGCCGAGGCCGTGGTGAAGATGGTCGGCCGGTACGGGCTTTCGAAACGCGTGACCTACATCTCGTTCTCACTCCACATAATGAAAGAGCTGGCACGGCTGGCCCCCGCAAAGACGCAGCTGATGTACCTGGGAGGCGGCACGTTGCCCAAAGACCTGAAGGCGATGGGGCTGACGGGCTGCGATTTCAACTACGGCGTATACCTGAACAACCCGACGTGGCTCAACGACATCAAGGCGTTGAAGATGGCCTCGAACGTCTGGACGGTAAACAACCCGGCCGACATGATATGGGCCATCGAAAACCGGGTCGACTTCATCACCACAGACCGTCCCGACCTCTTCCTGAAGCTCACCCGCAAGTAA